The Cellulosimicrobium sp. ES-005 genome segment CGGGGCCGCCGCGCCTACCGCGTGCGGACCATCGGTGCCGACGGCGTGGTGCGCGACGTGCTGGCCCGCGCCGTGGTCGACGCGTCGGGCACGTTCTCGACGTCGAACCCGCTGGGGGCCTCGGGCCTGCCCGCCGTGGGCGAGGCGGAGTCGGCGGCGTTCGTGACCGGTCCGCTGCCCGACGTGCTCGGCGCCCAGCGTGACCGGTTCGCCGGCCGCGACACGCTCGTCGTCGGGATGGGGCACTCCGCGGCGAACACGCTCCTGAGCCTCGTCGAGCTGTCCGAGTCCGAGCCGGGCACCACGATCACGTGGGCGATCCGCGGCGGGTCGGCGCGGCGCCTGTTCGGCGGCGGCTCCGACGACGAGCTCCCCGCGCGCGGCCTGCTCGGGACGCGCCTGCGGGCCGCCGTGGAGGAGGGGCGGCTGACGCTGCTCACGCGCGTCTCGATCGACCGGCTCGTGCCCGGCGTCGGGACCGTCCAGGTGCTGGGGGCCGCGCGGGACGGGGCGCTGAACCTCGAGGTGCACCAGATCGTCGACGCGACGGGCTTCCGCCCGGACCTCGACATGCTGCGCGAGGTGCGCCTCGACCTGGACCCGGTCGTGGAGGCGCCCGCCGCGCTCGCCCCGCTCATCGACCCGAACCAGCACTCCTGCGGCACCGTGCCCCCGCACGGGGAGCAGGTGCTCGCCCACCCGGACGACGGGTTCTACCTCGCCGGCATGAAGTCCTACGGCCGCGCGCCGACCTTCCTGCTCGCCACGGGGTACGAGCAGGTGCGCTCGATCGCCGCGGCGCTGGCCGGGGACCGGACCGCGGCGGACGCGGTCGAGCTGAACCTGCCCGCGACGGGTGTCTGCTCGAGCGACCTGGCGCTGGAGGCCGACGGCGCGAGCGCGGGCGGGTCGTGCTGCGGCACCGCGCCGGCCGCGCCGCAGCTCGTGACCCTCGGTGTCGGGGCACCCGCCGGAGTCGGGTTCGCGACCGGCGTCGCGCACGGCCGCTCGGGCGACACGGAGCTCGGCTGAGCGCCCGGCCGCGCGTCTGGGTCCGGAGGACCGCCGCGCGGCCGGCTCCTCAGCCGCGCGGCAGGGCGACCGGGGTGACGCCGAGCTCGTCGAGGAGAGTCAGCACGCGGGCGCGGATCTCGTCGCGGATGGGGCGGACGGCGTCGATGCCCTGCCCGGCGGGGTCCTCCAGCGCCCAGTCCTCGTACCGCTTGCCGGGGAAGATCGGGCACGCGTCCCCGCAGCCCATGGTGATGACGACGTCGGACGCCTGGACCGCGTCGGTCGTGAGGACCTTGGGCTGCTCGGCACGGATGTCGATGCCCTCCTCGAGCATGGCGTCGACGGCGACGGGGTTGATCCGGTCGGCCGGGGCCGACCCGGCGGAGCGGACCTCGACGGCCCCGCCGGACAGGGCCCGCAGGTATCCCGCCGCCATCTGGGACCGGCCGGCGTTGTGGACGCAGACGAACAGGGCGGACGGCGTGGGCGGGGTGCTCTCGGTCATGGTGGTCTCCCGGGTGGTGACGGTCAGGCGATGGTCAGGACAGGTCGGGCAGCAGGTCGGCCAGCAGGCGTCGTACCCGCTGGTCGAGGTCGTCGCGGATCGCGGCGACCCCGGCGGGGGACGCCAGGGCGGGGTCGCCGACGAGCCAGTCCTCGTACCGCGTGCCGGGCAGGACGGGGCACACGTCGCCGCATCCCATCGTGACGACGACGTCCGCGGCGCGGACGGCGTCGTCGGTCAACGGCTTGGGGAACGCGTCGTCCGCGGTGATGCCGAGCGCGGTCAGGCTCGCGCGCACGCCGTCGTGGATGTCGGCCGCCGGCGCGGACCCCGCGGAGCGGACGGCGACCCGGTCGCCGGCGTAGTGGCGCAGCAGGGCAGCGGCGAGCTGCGAGCGCCCGGCGTTGGCGACGCAGACGAACAGGACGTGCGGCCGCGCGTCGTCGGCGCGGGTCAGGTCGCTCAGCCGCTGCCGGGCGAACCGTCCCGTGAGGGGCACCAGATGGGCCGAGACCTTCGCCGAGCGGGCCAGGTCGGTGTACGACTCGCGGACCACGCGCTGCACGACGTCGAACCGGACGTCGGCGAAGGCGCCGGCCAGGTCCTCGGCCAGGTGGTCGAGGGCGGCGTCGACGTCGTCGAGGCCCGTGAGTGCGGTCGCGGCGCGCGCCGCGCCGAGCGCCGCCGGGGCGAAGGAGTCCAGCAGCGTCGTGACGGCCGCCCGGTACCCGGGTGCGATGCGGTACCAGACCCAGGTGCCGCGGCGCTCGGAGGTGAGCACCCCCACGTCGCGCAGCACCTTCAGGTGGTGCGACACGGTCGGCTGCGAGACGTCCGTGAGCGCGGCGAGGTCGCACACGCACGCCTCGCCTGCGGCGGAGGTCGCGACGAAGGAGAGCATGCGCAGCCGCAGCGGCTCGGCGAGGGCCTTGAGCGTCGTGGCGACGGCGCCCGCGACCTCGGCCCCGATCGCGTGCGCCTCGACCTGCGGCGCGCAGTCGGCGTCCGCGACGGCCGGCGGCAGGGGGGTGGTCATGACCTCACCTCGTCCAGCTCGGGTGCTCGGGTCGGGGGTGCGGAGGGGTCGACGGCGTACCAGCGGCGCGCGACCCACAGCGAGACGTAGACGAGACCCACCAGGACGGGGACCTCGATGAGGGGGCCCACGACCCCGGCCAGCGCCTGGCCGGAGGTCGCACCGAACGTCGCGATCGCCACGGCGATCGCGAGCTCGAAGTTGTTGCCCGCCGCGGTGAACGCCAGGGTCGTGGTACGGGCGTACCCCAGTCCCAGCGTCTTGCCGACGACGACGCCGACGCCCCACATGGCCGCGAAGTACACCAGCAGCGGCAGTGCGATCCGCGCGACGTCGAGCGGGCGCGAGGTGACGGCCTCGCCCTGGAGGGCGAACAGCAGCACGATCGTGAAGAGCAGCCCGTACAGCGCCCACGGGCCGACGACGGGGAGGAACCGGTCCTCGTACCAGGCCCGCCCCCTGGCGCGCTCCCCGACCAGGCGTGAGGCGAACCCGGCGGCCAGCGGGACGCCGAGGAAGACGAGGACGTTGAGCGCGATCTGCCCCACGGACACGTCCAGACCGTGGGCGTCGAGGCCCAGCCACCCGGGCAGCACCGTGAGGTAGAAGTAGCCGAGCAGGGAGAAGGCGACGACCTGGAACACGGAGTTGATCGCGACCAGCACCGCCGCGGCCTCCCTGTCCCCGCACGCGAGGTCGTTCCAGATCACGACCATGGCGATGCACCGGGCCAGGCCCACGATGATCAGCCCGGTGCGGTACTCGGGCAGGTCGGGCAGGAACGCCCACGCGAGGGCGAACATCAGCGCCGGGCCCACCAGCCAGTTCAGCACCAGCGAGCTCACCAGGAGCTTCTTGTCGCCGGTGACGGCACCCACGCGGTCGTACCGGACCTTGGCCAGCACCGGGTACATCATCACGAGCAGGCCGAGGGCGATCGGGACGGAGATCCCGCCGACCTCCAGCGCGGCGAGCACGTCGGAAAGGGCAGGGACGAACCGGCCCAGGGTCAGCCCGGCAACCATCGCCAGCCCGATCCACAGCGGCAGCCACCGGTCCAGCGTGGACAACCGGCCGCGCGTGGGCGCCGTGGGATCGCTCGCGCGAGGCTCTTGAATTGACATTTGTCTATATTGACACCAGCCAATATAGGCGCGCAAGTCCCGGGTCGGGGTGCCGCGGAACGACGGCAGGGATCACGCGGATCACGTGATGGCGCCGGGAGCGCACGCCGGTTCTGATGGTTGGTGACGGATGCCGACGGTCGGCGCAAGGGAGGACAGCATGGGTATCGACGTCCGGCCCGGGTACAACACCGCGATCCCGGCCCAGATCACCACGCCGGACCGGGTGGCGACGAGCATCGGCGAGCTGCGGTTCGTCGACGGCGTCCCCACGCCCGAGACGGCGACCCGGGTCTTCGACCACCTCGACCTGGTGCGGGGTGTCGAGGCGTTCCTCGGCTGCATCCCGGCCGCCTCGTTGGAGGCGATCCGGCGGGGGATCGCGGAGGTCGCGGGGGACGCGTGCCACCAGGGCGCGATCGCCGACCGACTGCTCGACTCCGACCCGCTCTTCCTTACCGGCAACACCGACACGGTGTACGCGATCGTCGTGCTCGACGTCGAGCGCGACGGCCCGACGGTCATCGAGGTGCCGCCGGGGTGCGGTCCCGGCACGGTCGACGACGCGTGGTTCCGGTTCGTGGTGGACCTCGGCGCGCCCGGCCCGGACCGGGGCGCCGGCGGCACGTACCTGATCGTGCCGCCGGACTACGACGGCGCGCGGCCCGAGGGCTGGTTCGTCGCTGAGACGCCGAGCGCGGTGAACCTCGTCATCCTGCGCGGGTTCCTCGTCGACGGGCGGCCTGACGCCGCGGTGCGACTGTTCGAGTCGGGCGTCAGGGTCTACCCGCTGTCGCGGCGGGACGATCCGCCGGCGATGGAGTGGGCGTCGTTGTCGGGCGTCACGGTGAACACGGTCCATGCGAACGACTTCT includes the following:
- a CDS encoding metalloregulator ArsR/SmtB family transcription factor, giving the protein MTTPLPPAVADADCAPQVEAHAIGAEVAGAVATTLKALAEPLRLRMLSFVATSAAGEACVCDLAALTDVSQPTVSHHLKVLRDVGVLTSERRGTWVWYRIAPGYRAAVTTLLDSFAPAALGAARAATALTGLDDVDAALDHLAEDLAGAFADVRFDVVQRVVRESYTDLARSAKVSAHLVPLTGRFARQRLSDLTRADDARPHVLFVCVANAGRSQLAAALLRHYAGDRVAVRSAGSAPAADIHDGVRASLTALGITADDAFPKPLTDDAVRAADVVVTMGCGDVCPVLPGTRYEDWLVGDPALASPAGVAAIRDDLDQRVRRLLADLLPDLS
- a CDS encoding arsenate reductase ArsC, which encodes MTESTPPTPSALFVCVHNAGRSQMAAGYLRALSGGAVEVRSAGSAPADRINPVAVDAMLEEGIDIRAEQPKVLTTDAVQASDVVITMGCGDACPIFPGKRYEDWALEDPAGQGIDAVRPIRDEIRARVLTLLDELGVTPVALPRG
- a CDS encoding FAD-dependent oxidoreductase, with the protein product MVEVVRDELPVVVIGAGPVGLAAAAHLLERGLESVVLEAGDGPGAAVASWGHVRLFSPWRYDVDPAARRLLGPTGWVEPDPDALPTGAELVHRYLAPLAATPQIAPRLRTGTRVLAVARDGADKTRSLGRGRRAYRVRTIGADGVVRDVLARAVVDASGTFSTSNPLGASGLPAVGEAESAAFVTGPLPDVLGAQRDRFAGRDTLVVGMGHSAANTLLSLVELSESEPGTTITWAIRGGSARRLFGGGSDDELPARGLLGTRLRAAVEEGRLTLLTRVSIDRLVPGVGTVQVLGAARDGALNLEVHQIVDATGFRPDLDMLREVRLDLDPVVEAPAALAPLIDPNQHSCGTVPPHGEQVLAHPDDGFYLAGMKSYGRAPTFLLATGYEQVRSIAAALAGDRTAADAVELNLPATGVCSSDLALEADGASAGGSCCGTAPAAPQLVTLGVGAPAGVGFATGVAHGRSGDTELG
- the arsB gene encoding ACR3 family arsenite efflux transporter; translation: MSIQEPRASDPTAPTRGRLSTLDRWLPLWIGLAMVAGLTLGRFVPALSDVLAALEVGGISVPIALGLLVMMYPVLAKVRYDRVGAVTGDKKLLVSSLVLNWLVGPALMFALAWAFLPDLPEYRTGLIIVGLARCIAMVVIWNDLACGDREAAAVLVAINSVFQVVAFSLLGYFYLTVLPGWLGLDAHGLDVSVGQIALNVLVFLGVPLAAGFASRLVGERARGRAWYEDRFLPVVGPWALYGLLFTIVLLFALQGEAVTSRPLDVARIALPLLVYFAAMWGVGVVVGKTLGLGYARTTTLAFTAAGNNFELAIAVAIATFGATSGQALAGVVGPLIEVPVLVGLVYVSLWVARRWYAVDPSAPPTRAPELDEVRS